A part of Micromonospora chersina genomic DNA contains:
- a CDS encoding toll/interleukin-1 receptor domain-containing protein has product MGSDVGGIFINYRTADSAFGAVMLDQKLVERFGESAVFRDNRSLSLGNKFEPVLWKRLRSSDIVIVVIGPHWLSEATRGGRRIDDPEDFVHREIVEALRLDLDIVPVLIGDTPLPKPEHLPPALRSLPGYQYVSIRARDPESDIDRLVNQLAGLPALAALASHSASPQPAGVDGNQHSVHTHVDTVHGENIVFGFQNRG; this is encoded by the coding sequence GTGGGCTCAGACGTGGGTGGGATATTTATCAATTACCGCACGGCCGATTCGGCTTTTGGCGCCGTCATGCTGGACCAGAAGCTTGTGGAGCGCTTCGGGGAGAGCGCGGTATTCCGGGACAATCGATCCCTATCCCTCGGAAACAAATTCGAGCCCGTGTTGTGGAAGCGCTTGCGGTCCAGTGACATCGTGATCGTTGTCATCGGACCGCACTGGTTGTCGGAGGCAACCAGGGGCGGACGCCGCATCGATGACCCGGAAGACTTCGTGCATCGCGAGATCGTCGAGGCGTTGCGACTTGACCTCGATATCGTACCGGTGCTGATTGGCGACACGCCGTTGCCGAAGCCGGAACACCTCCCCCCGGCATTGCGGTCCTTGCCCGGTTACCAGTACGTCTCCATCCGGGCGCGCGACCCGGAGTCGGATATCGACCGGCTGGTCAACCAGCTCGCGGGATTGCCCGCTCTCGCCGCGCTGGCATCGCACTCCGCCTCACCCCAGCCTGCCGGCGTGGATGGGAACCAGCACAGCGTGCACACCCACGTCGACACGGTGCACGGCGAGAACATCGTCTTCGGATTCCAAAACCGTGGCTGA
- a CDS encoding NUDIX hydrolase — MPEKVITNKVLCYVVREGHLLVFRHSDFSYEEVGIQVPGGSVRPGEDPADAALREAREETGLTGLSVVRKLGEVEYDISPLRFEIQRRHVFELTLRGATPERWASQEDHDGEQQLTRFECFWIPLRTAHVLQSGQGALVGRLFD, encoded by the coding sequence ATGCCCGAGAAGGTGATCACCAATAAGGTTCTCTGCTATGTCGTGCGGGAAGGGCACTTGCTCGTCTTCCGGCACAGCGACTTCAGCTACGAGGAGGTGGGCATCCAAGTGCCGGGCGGCAGCGTCCGCCCGGGTGAGGACCCGGCGGACGCGGCGCTACGGGAGGCCCGCGAAGAGACCGGGCTGACGGGGCTCAGCGTCGTGCGCAAGCTGGGGGAGGTCGAGTACGACATCAGCCCGCTCCGCTTCGAGATCCAGCGTCGGCACGTCTTCGAGTTGACGCTGCGCGGGGCGACGCCCGAGCGGTGGGCGAGCCAGGAAGACCACGACGGCGAGCAGCAGCTCACCCGGTTCGAGTGCTTCTGGATACCCTTACGGACCGCGCACGTCCTGCAGTCCGGCCAAGGTGCCCTCGTGGGCCGATTGTTCGACTAA
- a CDS encoding nucleotidyltransferase family protein, with protein MREDELLDLLQRSPWLIRALGVVRDSGLPDAWIGAGAIRDLVWSERYGDGFDPSSVRDVDVVFLDAADLSRDNDDRATRRLVAAWPEPPWEAKNQAAVHTWYPAKFGGGPVAPLRTIADAVATWPEYATAVAVRLNAYDQIAVCAPHGLDDLLDGVWRRNRNRVSPEISRQRLARHRPAERWPGVRVVT; from the coding sequence ATGCGGGAAGACGAACTGCTGGACCTCCTCCAGCGCAGCCCGTGGCTGATCCGGGCGCTCGGCGTCGTCCGGGACTCCGGACTGCCCGATGCCTGGATCGGCGCGGGCGCCATCCGCGATCTGGTCTGGAGCGAGCGGTACGGCGACGGATTCGACCCGTCATCGGTGCGAGACGTCGACGTCGTGTTCCTGGACGCGGCGGACCTGAGCCGCGACAACGACGACCGGGCCACCCGGCGGCTCGTGGCGGCCTGGCCGGAGCCACCGTGGGAGGCAAAGAACCAGGCCGCCGTGCACACCTGGTACCCGGCCAAATTCGGCGGCGGTCCGGTGGCGCCGTTGCGGACCATCGCCGATGCCGTTGCCACCTGGCCCGAGTACGCCACCGCCGTGGCGGTACGCCTCAACGCGTACGACCAGATCGCGGTGTGTGCGCCGCACGGCCTCGACGACCTGCTCGACGGGGTGTGGCGGCGCAACCGGAACAGGGTCAGCCCGGAGATCTCCCGGCAGCGACTCGCCCGCCATCGCCCCGCCGAACGCTGGCCCGGCGTCCGCGTCGTGACCTGA
- a CDS encoding phosphodiester glycosidase family protein has translation MQHTVDLSYAIKLNGGGSTAMSVWGTLLNQATDTVARAVAVALIVKADRYRPDG, from the coding sequence ATGCAGCACACCGTCGACCTAAGCTACGCGATTAAGCTCAATGGTGGAGGTTCGACCGCCATGTCGGTTTGGGGCACCCTGCTCAATCAGGCGACCGATACGGTCGCACGCGCCGTCGCCGTCGCGCTGATCGTCAAGGCCGACCGCTACCGCCCGGACGGGTAG
- a CDS encoding ATP-binding protein has product MRQAEWAQRFRDTTGWRRDFGTSGVPVQVVAASPELVQACDLINDLGRGDSRFVLIQAPAGGGKSTLIAAALAAFTELDLPYERIQADHDFGPIMKRLSQGNLDTIVVVDDCDKLQASTLRQIVARRRNCRGLFLTATKVGSETSSALDDEYDRYLRIPHLDRRPDDLLLVAAMIWSRMSMPPLADACDESFTEVLLQGTYPKGARSLEAILTSMAELLETSGDMAGGHLNRKITSGDVTPHLLRLFRAQAEQATVAPTDAVLMVEGETDEVYLRRAAELALQEHGWRLLDGLQVESPVGRTGGGSSVVDRLLDLRRDGINGIGLFDRDPPGSAAMDIARKHNLKRYQLPTKFDPLDRGDEGALVEIEDLLPVEMLNRYYEEHPDASAEERHWRLGRWRIVPLGKDKGDLAAWVCSVATYDDLERYVYLLVAVRQTLGLPRYVSMSDKSWLSRLQQRPAGASQPPIAPSTPPAVSTAGPASADLSDDRDTDTLSRVTPHPPRQAPDREEAPDHATSASESPIAQRQR; this is encoded by the coding sequence ATGAGACAGGCGGAATGGGCACAACGCTTTCGGGACACCACCGGCTGGCGGCGTGACTTCGGCACCAGCGGTGTCCCCGTCCAGGTCGTGGCGGCCAGCCCGGAACTCGTCCAAGCATGTGACCTGATCAACGATCTCGGGCGTGGCGACTCCCGGTTCGTGCTCATACAGGCACCAGCCGGCGGCGGCAAGTCAACACTCATCGCGGCGGCGCTGGCGGCCTTCACAGAACTGGATCTCCCCTACGAGCGCATCCAGGCCGACCACGATTTCGGTCCGATCATGAAGCGGCTCAGCCAAGGTAACCTCGACACGATCGTCGTGGTGGACGACTGCGACAAGCTTCAGGCGTCAACGTTGCGCCAAATCGTCGCGCGCCGGCGGAACTGCCGCGGCCTATTCCTCACCGCGACCAAGGTCGGGAGTGAAACGTCCTCGGCGCTCGACGACGAATACGATCGCTACCTCCGCATTCCACATCTTGATCGGCGGCCGGACGATCTGCTACTCGTCGCCGCCATGATCTGGAGTCGGATGTCGATGCCGCCGCTTGCGGACGCCTGCGACGAGTCATTCACGGAAGTCCTGCTCCAGGGCACGTACCCCAAGGGCGCGCGGTCGCTCGAAGCCATTTTGACGAGCATGGCGGAGCTGTTGGAGACCAGTGGAGACATGGCTGGCGGTCATCTCAACCGGAAGATCACCTCAGGTGACGTCACGCCGCACCTGCTCCGTCTGTTCAGGGCCCAGGCAGAGCAGGCGACCGTCGCGCCGACCGACGCCGTCCTGATGGTCGAGGGCGAAACCGACGAGGTCTACCTGCGACGGGCCGCCGAACTCGCCCTCCAAGAACACGGATGGCGCCTGCTCGACGGGCTTCAGGTTGAGTCGCCCGTCGGCCGCACCGGAGGTGGTAGCTCCGTCGTGGACCGCCTTCTCGACCTCCGGCGTGACGGCATCAACGGGATTGGCCTGTTCGACCGGGACCCTCCCGGCTCTGCCGCGATGGATATCGCTCGCAAACACAATCTCAAGCGCTACCAACTACCCACTAAGTTCGATCCGCTGGACCGCGGAGACGAAGGCGCATTGGTGGAGATTGAGGATCTGCTGCCCGTCGAAATGTTGAACCGCTACTACGAGGAGCACCCCGACGCGTCCGCCGAGGAGCGGCACTGGCGCCTAGGCCGATGGCGGATCGTGCCGCTCGGCAAGGACAAGGGTGATCTCGCCGCATGGGTCTGCTCAGTCGCCACCTACGATGACCTTGAACGGTACGTGTACCTGCTAGTGGCGGTCCGACAAACGCTAGGCCTGCCGCGCTACGTGTCGATGTCCGACAAGTCCTGGCTCTCTCGGCTTCAACAGCGGCCGGCCGGGGCGAGCCAACCGCCCATCGCCCCGTCCACTCCTCCCGCCGTATCCACTGCCGGCCCCGCATCTGCTGACCTGTCGGACGACAGGGACACGGATACACTATCTAGAGTGACGCCGCACCCTCCGCGGCAAGCGCCGGATCGCGAAGAGGCACCGGATCACGCAACATCAGCCAGCGAAAGCCCGATTGCGCAGCGCCAAAGGTAA
- a CDS encoding ADP-ribosylglycohydrolase family protein — MTATVPLDAIQSDRAAGVLLAAACGDALGVPYEFGPALPANEQPEMRGGGLGPYAPGEYSDDTQMAMCIGEVSAAGADLRRSDSLDRIAGNFLRWKREGASDIGAQTRKVLDAVSHVSGPGIAAAMRDAAADLHRRTGRSAGNGSLMRTAPVALAYLGDPEALAEAARAVSELTHYDPLAADACVLWCAGIRRAVLDGTFDGVREGLDLLPAQRRDRWSGWLAEAESKPPEQFRPNGFVVPALQAAWSAITHTDIPDHNPGHGSFPCQHLERALAAAVRVGDDTDTVAAIAGALLGARWGSSAVPLAWQRVVHGWPRRRAADLIRLSVLTAQGGRAGQGGWPGCARAPRQAVAPLMQAHPHDPGVILGNLHTDAAAARATAVISLCRVGCDDFDDVPVANRVGAWLVDQPGANAHPHFVVDQAARMLLELRKEGHVVLLHCAAGQSRTPAVAARYTTLTTGTPARAALAELRGLLDTHGWTLNPELRQVVEEL; from the coding sequence ATGACAGCGACTGTGCCGCTGGATGCGATCCAGAGCGACCGGGCTGCCGGCGTTCTCCTCGCTGCGGCGTGCGGGGACGCGCTGGGCGTGCCGTACGAGTTCGGACCGGCGCTTCCGGCGAACGAGCAGCCTGAGATGCGCGGTGGGGGACTCGGCCCGTACGCGCCGGGTGAGTACAGCGATGACACCCAGATGGCGATGTGCATCGGGGAGGTGTCCGCCGCAGGGGCGGACCTGCGCCGCAGCGACTCCCTCGACCGCATCGCCGGCAACTTTCTCCGGTGGAAGCGGGAAGGCGCCAGCGACATCGGGGCACAGACCCGCAAGGTTCTGGACGCGGTCTCGCACGTGAGCGGGCCGGGCATTGCCGCGGCGATGCGAGACGCAGCCGCCGATCTGCACCGGCGGACTGGCCGCAGCGCCGGTAACGGGTCGCTGATGCGGACCGCGCCGGTTGCGCTGGCCTATCTCGGCGACCCGGAAGCGCTCGCGGAAGCCGCCCGCGCAGTCAGTGAGCTGACCCATTACGACCCCTTGGCCGCGGACGCGTGTGTGCTGTGGTGCGCCGGGATCCGCCGGGCGGTGCTCGACGGGACCTTCGACGGGGTACGCGAGGGTCTGGACCTGCTGCCCGCGCAACGCCGTGACCGATGGTCGGGCTGGTTGGCCGAGGCGGAGTCCAAGCCGCCGGAGCAGTTCCGACCCAACGGTTTTGTCGTCCCCGCGTTGCAGGCCGCCTGGTCGGCGATCACACACACCGATATCCCGGACCACAACCCGGGCCATGGCAGCTTCCCCTGCCAGCATCTCGAACGCGCCCTGGCGGCAGCGGTGCGCGTCGGCGACGACACCGACACCGTCGCGGCGATCGCCGGGGCACTGCTCGGCGCCAGGTGGGGCTCGTCCGCGGTGCCCCTGGCCTGGCAGCGCGTCGTTCACGGCTGGCCGAGGCGGCGCGCGGCGGACCTGATCCGCCTGAGCGTGCTGACCGCCCAAGGAGGGCGTGCCGGCCAGGGCGGTTGGCCGGGCTGCGCCCGCGCGCCACGGCAAGCCGTTGCACCGTTGATGCAGGCACACCCGCACGACCCCGGGGTGATCCTCGGCAACCTCCACACCGACGCAGCCGCAGCGCGCGCCACCGCGGTGATCTCCCTGTGTCGCGTTGGCTGCGACGATTTCGACGACGTGCCCGTCGCCAACAGGGTCGGGGCGTGGCTGGTCGACCAGCCCGGCGCCAACGCACACCCGCATTTCGTGGTCGATCAGGCCGCCCGCATGCTGCTCGAGCTGCGCAAGGAGGGCCATGTCGTGCTGCTGCATTGCGCCGCCGGTCAGAGTCGCACGCCGGCGGTCGCCGCCCGCTACACAACCTTGACCACCGGCACACCGGCGCGCGCCGCGCTGGCCGAGCTGCGCGGCCTGCTCGACACGCACGGCTGGACACTCAACCCGGAACTGCGGCAGGTCGTCGAAGAGCTGTGA
- a CDS encoding AAA domain-containing protein has product MLLTQPDVLNLVHQAAGRWADQLIDFGPRNTLLYFKERQATTLDLAEAAASAVADLLLGQKVRLRTLFPDQDRHNTACNTARSLRRKLVELEEEQGIQAGWVTRGLLCMVGQYTRGSVPMQPLRAPLILQQLALDSRTATENDFTLELSESPEINPVLLYALERQYGVEADISALGEKLSAMLSEVADPDQQLGAAYELIAEAVAPSGLSLRLEPAVVAGVFSFDKLPMVEDLRNSAELLASHPVIGAMAGDRDARQQLRTEQVQGSSSSADRIDPAKEFLVHDADSSQQSAIDAVLSGRHVVIEGPPGTGKSQTIANIIAYMAAMGRSVLFVSEKRAAIEAVMNRLGDVGLDNLVFDLHDRKISKRQVAQRIANVLTQAGAEPPVDTDELHRRLHSRRAAAKRHPAELHEVRQPWGMSAFQVIEQLLALPTCDVSGYNLRASELRNLDRSRIESAREDLRTFVDRGGLRIWRGESPWAKATIRNSDDVGEVLVHLDGLAAGALQGAQRQIRDLVDRAGLDVPDDLGAWKDLFDLLSEVDRTIASYGEQVFGPDLDDLVYATAPSRSRPRRPEPLGIFRRFQLRRELRRTCPAAPGKRSEMYQGLVAAVDQRERWRKLSRQDSAPIALAGADLCMSSFTQVRNHLAAVAACARIDGLERGPTTSAANTLAELNADRETLFLMPELNKQQQLFRSLGLSHMLDDLAARQVSSDEAADTLLRSWLQVVLDEMRMRVPYLGQFVGQQHAAVVQDFRVADSRHIEMAARHVRRNVAVNLRKARDAYPDQNGLVRREAAKKSRHLSLRKLLSSAPEVLLAAFPCWAMSPLVVSRILPPERSFDVVIFDEASQIEPHDAVASIMRGTQLVVAGDPKQLPPTPFFRRLVQQSPGGEDDDLGDDSLEDYESVLDVLGGLISDRYRLTWHYRSRDERLIAFSNVEIYHRSLVTFPGVQVDSPLRLETVDGRVAPGQSGSSTEEVNRAVELILEHAEQRPNESLGVITMGQKHALRIEATLRSRRREHEHLDDFFSQDRAASQRFFIKSLENVQGDERDAIILSIGYAKTRDGRLPLRFGPLNQEGGERRLNVAVTRARSRLTVVSAFSHHDMDPNQTAATRNRGPELLRRYLEFVDLGGDLGARQHTGVELNGLERSVLKALQQQGINAVPQWGVSGYRIDLALAHPDQPGRMVLAVETDGHSYHQAHSARDRDRLRQQHLERLGWEFHRIWSTDWYVDPAGQTARLVARWKQAVDRANNAARSRPILAARRPVRPPSPPASRPGPRPDVPIGLRITDYTREQLVQICTWLVSDQLQRDRDERLQEAMTELGFRKRGSIIIQRLTEALDIAQRRADQEVS; this is encoded by the coding sequence ATGCTGTTGACCCAACCGGATGTGCTCAACCTCGTCCACCAGGCCGCCGGCCGGTGGGCAGACCAACTGATCGACTTCGGCCCACGCAACACGCTGCTCTACTTCAAGGAGCGCCAGGCAACCACCCTCGATCTCGCGGAGGCAGCTGCCAGCGCGGTCGCCGACCTGCTCCTTGGGCAAAAGGTCCGCCTGCGGACGCTGTTTCCGGACCAGGACCGTCACAACACCGCCTGCAACACTGCCCGCAGCCTCCGCCGGAAGCTGGTCGAGCTGGAGGAGGAGCAGGGCATCCAGGCCGGTTGGGTGACCCGCGGCCTGCTCTGCATGGTCGGCCAGTACACCCGGGGGTCCGTGCCGATGCAACCGCTGCGGGCGCCGCTGATTCTGCAGCAGCTTGCGCTGGACAGCAGGACGGCGACCGAGAACGACTTCACGCTGGAGCTGTCGGAGTCACCCGAGATCAATCCCGTCCTCCTGTACGCGCTGGAGCGGCAGTACGGCGTGGAGGCGGATATCAGCGCCCTCGGCGAGAAGCTGAGCGCGATGCTGTCCGAGGTCGCTGACCCGGACCAGCAGCTCGGTGCTGCATACGAGCTGATCGCCGAGGCAGTCGCTCCCAGTGGCCTGTCTCTCCGGCTGGAGCCCGCGGTGGTTGCCGGCGTCTTCAGCTTCGACAAGCTGCCCATGGTCGAGGACCTGCGCAACTCGGCCGAGCTGCTGGCATCACATCCGGTTATCGGCGCGATGGCGGGCGACCGGGACGCTCGGCAACAGCTGCGCACGGAGCAAGTTCAGGGGTCAAGCTCCAGTGCCGATCGGATCGATCCGGCCAAGGAGTTTCTGGTCCACGACGCGGACTCCTCTCAGCAGTCAGCGATCGACGCGGTGCTGTCCGGCCGGCATGTGGTCATCGAGGGTCCACCCGGCACGGGTAAGAGCCAGACGATCGCGAACATCATCGCGTACATGGCCGCGATGGGCCGCAGCGTGCTGTTCGTCTCGGAGAAGCGGGCTGCCATCGAAGCGGTGATGAACCGCCTTGGCGACGTCGGGCTCGACAACCTGGTGTTCGACCTGCACGACCGCAAGATCAGCAAGCGGCAGGTCGCCCAGCGCATCGCCAACGTCCTCACCCAAGCCGGCGCCGAACCCCCCGTCGACACCGACGAATTGCATCGCCGACTACACAGCCGCCGGGCCGCGGCGAAACGGCACCCGGCGGAGCTGCACGAGGTACGGCAGCCCTGGGGCATGAGCGCTTTTCAGGTCATCGAGCAGCTCCTCGCGCTGCCGACCTGCGACGTCAGCGGCTACAACCTGCGCGCATCCGAGCTGCGGAACCTCGACCGGTCGAGGATCGAGTCCGCGCGGGAGGACCTTCGGACGTTTGTAGATCGTGGCGGCCTGAGGATCTGGCGCGGGGAGTCGCCGTGGGCGAAGGCCACTATCCGCAACTCGGACGATGTCGGCGAGGTGCTGGTACATCTCGACGGACTCGCGGCCGGCGCCTTGCAGGGCGCACAGCGGCAGATCCGGGACTTGGTCGATCGGGCGGGGCTGGACGTGCCGGACGACCTCGGTGCCTGGAAGGATCTGTTCGACCTGCTCAGCGAGGTCGACCGCACCATCGCCAGCTACGGCGAGCAGGTTTTCGGCCCGGATCTGGACGACCTCGTCTATGCGACAGCACCAAGCCGGTCCCGGCCGCGCCGGCCGGAACCGCTCGGGATCTTCCGCCGATTCCAACTGCGTCGCGAGCTGCGGCGGACTTGTCCGGCCGCTCCCGGGAAGCGATCCGAGATGTATCAGGGCCTGGTCGCCGCGGTGGACCAGCGTGAGCGGTGGCGAAAGCTCAGCCGTCAGGACAGCGCACCCATTGCTCTAGCGGGGGCTGACCTGTGCATGTCGTCCTTCACGCAGGTGCGTAACCACCTCGCCGCGGTGGCGGCATGCGCCCGGATCGACGGCCTCGAGCGCGGACCGACCACCAGTGCGGCCAACACCCTCGCCGAGTTGAATGCCGATCGCGAGACGTTGTTCCTGATGCCCGAACTGAACAAACAGCAGCAACTCTTCCGGTCGTTGGGACTGAGCCACATGCTCGATGACCTGGCCGCTCGGCAGGTCTCGAGCGACGAGGCAGCCGACACCCTGTTGCGCTCCTGGTTGCAGGTGGTCCTTGACGAGATGCGCATGCGAGTCCCGTACCTCGGTCAGTTCGTCGGGCAGCAGCATGCCGCAGTGGTCCAGGACTTCCGCGTCGCGGACAGCCGGCACATCGAGATGGCCGCCCGGCACGTGCGCCGCAACGTGGCAGTGAACCTCCGGAAGGCCCGAGACGCCTATCCTGACCAGAACGGCCTCGTCCGGCGGGAGGCGGCCAAGAAGAGCCGGCACCTCTCTCTTCGGAAGCTACTCAGCAGCGCACCGGAGGTGCTGCTCGCCGCGTTCCCGTGCTGGGCCATGTCACCACTCGTGGTCAGCCGCATCCTGCCGCCCGAGCGGTCGTTTGACGTAGTCATCTTTGACGAGGCGAGCCAGATCGAGCCGCACGACGCGGTCGCGTCGATCATGCGTGGCACCCAACTCGTCGTGGCCGGCGACCCGAAGCAACTCCCACCCACGCCGTTCTTCCGGCGTCTCGTTCAGCAGAGCCCCGGTGGCGAAGACGATGATCTCGGCGACGACAGCCTCGAGGACTACGAGTCCGTTCTTGACGTCCTCGGTGGCCTGATCTCGGACAGGTACCGCTTGACCTGGCACTACCGCAGCCGAGACGAGCGTCTGATCGCGTTCTCTAACGTCGAGATCTACCACCGGTCCCTCGTCACGTTCCCTGGCGTGCAGGTCGACAGCCCGCTGCGTCTGGAGACGGTGGATGGCCGTGTCGCCCCCGGTCAGAGCGGCTCATCAACGGAGGAGGTCAACCGGGCGGTCGAGCTGATTCTCGAGCACGCCGAGCAGCGACCGAACGAGAGCCTCGGCGTCATTACGATGGGGCAGAAGCACGCCCTGCGGATCGAGGCGACCCTGCGCAGCCGACGCCGCGAGCATGAGCACCTCGACGACTTCTTCTCCCAGGACCGGGCCGCGAGCCAGCGGTTCTTCATCAAGAGCCTGGAGAACGTCCAGGGCGACGAGCGGGACGCCATCATCCTGAGTATCGGCTACGCCAAGACCAGAGACGGTCGACTTCCGCTGCGCTTCGGACCGCTCAACCAGGAGGGCGGCGAGCGGCGCCTCAACGTCGCGGTCACCCGGGCGCGGAGTCGGCTGACCGTGGTGAGCGCCTTCTCCCACCACGACATGGACCCGAACCAGACCGCGGCAACACGGAACCGCGGACCCGAACTGCTCCGCCGTTACCTCGAGTTCGTCGACCTCGGCGGCGACCTCGGCGCGCGACAACACACCGGGGTCGAGCTCAACGGCCTCGAACGCAGCGTCCTGAAGGCTCTCCAGCAGCAGGGCATCAACGCCGTGCCGCAGTGGGGCGTCTCCGGCTACCGCATCGACCTGGCCCTCGCCCACCCAGACCAGCCCGGCCGCATGGTCCTCGCTGTGGAGACCGACGGCCACTCGTACCACCAGGCACACAGCGCCCGGGACCGAGACCGGCTACGTCAGCAGCACCTCGAGCGCCTCGGGTGGGAGTTCCACCGGATCTGGTCGACCGACTGGTACGTGGACCCAGCAGGCCAGACAGCACGGCTCGTCGCCCGCTGGAAGCAGGCGGTCGACCGCGCCAACAACGCTGCGAGGAGCCGGCCGATACTGGCAGCACGGCGGCCCGTTCGGCCACCGTCGCCGCCAGCGTCCCGCCCTGGCCCGCGTCCCGACGTGCCGATCGGCCTGCGGATCACTGATTACACCCGGGAACAGCTGGTACAGATCTGCACCTGGCTAGTGAGCGACCAGCTTCAGCGTGATCGGGATGAGCGCCTCCAGGAGGCCATGACCGAGCTCGGCTTCCGTAAGAGGGGCTCAATCATCATCCAGCGCCTGACCGAAGCACTCGACATCGCGCAGCGGCGCGCCGACCAGGAGGTTTCCTGA
- a CDS encoding helix-turn-helix domain-containing protein → MSLAVKVALLATRDLGKNERAVAIAIAAHANHEGKACPSVATIANYAGCSERTAQRCLTKLVQLGHLAVSKVVGIATRVYRLVTGARRTGTASGATNQQGRVTDSAIGGDRQGVTRSLEDQSKKDGRAPNRDRFAWQGKQARALGCAERGGTAPPMTGGGRRCSRPGHIGQPAGRCIPCRSEAIERGA, encoded by the coding sequence ATGAGTCTTGCCGTTAAAGTCGCTCTTCTCGCGACAAGAGATCTTGGGAAGAACGAGCGTGCCGTGGCTATCGCCATCGCCGCACACGCCAATCATGAAGGTAAGGCTTGCCCTTCCGTCGCCACCATCGCCAACTACGCCGGCTGCTCGGAGCGGACGGCGCAGCGATGCCTCACCAAGCTGGTGCAGCTCGGCCACCTGGCCGTCTCCAAGGTCGTCGGCATCGCCACCCGCGTCTACCGCCTGGTCACCGGAGCCAGGCGGACGGGAACCGCCTCTGGGGCGACAAATCAGCAGGGCAGGGTGACAGATTCGGCCATCGGGGGTGACAGACAGGGTGTCACCCGAAGCCTTGAAGACCAATCGAAGAAAGACGGGCGGGCGCCGAATCGCGACCGGTTCGCTTGGCAGGGGAAGCAGGCCCGCGCTCTGGGTTGCGCCGAGCGAGGCGGCACGGCGCCGCCCATGACCGGTGGTGGCCGCCGCTGCTCGCGTCCGGGGCACATCGGCCAGCCTGCTGGCAGGTGCATTCCCTGCCGCTCGGAGGCGATCGAGCGCGGGGCATGA
- a CDS encoding DUF7669 domain-containing protein translates to MPTWTCRDEVLQAATELAARSSDSTFTPDHIVRLLVDRGTAYAESTIRTHVTSRMCANAPAHHATRFADLVRDERGRYRLAGTGAKTRGH, encoded by the coding sequence ATGCCGACGTGGACCTGCCGTGACGAGGTTCTTCAGGCAGCGACGGAGCTTGCAGCCCGAAGCTCTGACAGCACTTTCACACCTGACCATATCGTCCGGCTCCTTGTCGACAGAGGCACTGCCTACGCGGAGAGCACCATCCGTACCCACGTCACCTCCCGCATGTGCGCGAATGCTCCGGCGCATCACGCAACCCGCTTCGCCGACCTAGTCCGGGACGAGCGAGGACGGTATCGGCTTGCGGGCACAGGAGCGAAGACCCGAGGGCACTGA